In one Bradyrhizobium cosmicum genomic region, the following are encoded:
- a CDS encoding OpgC domain-containing protein, whose protein sequence is MIIRDQSALLAPVERDLRLDLFRGIGLWMIFLDHIPHDVVAWLTLRNYGFSDAAEFFVFISGYLVGWIYGPIVAGGWFIAALKRLWRRAAELYVAHIMLFLLFTAQIARTVRRFDNPMYADEFNVHHFLDRPDILIGQALSLRYKPVNLDVLPLYITLVLAAPFIVWGLVRRPNLTLAASVVLYVLSRRFDWNIASYPPGTTWYFNPFCWQLMFVFAAWCGIGQIGKIATWVWSKTVMGLAAAWMAFALLIVMTWHIPALEAVIPKWMIKAIYPIDKTDLDMLRFTHFLALAIWVIRFVPRHWRALHSKWLRPVILCGQHSLPLFCLGVFLSFSAHWILTQYTRGVWEQLAVSFAGILIQIGAAWLLDRARRVPELFVKVTEEEEPDEVTPDSAAAATAAMAPASRR, encoded by the coding sequence ATCGGCCTGTGGATGATCTTCCTCGACCACATCCCGCACGACGTCGTCGCCTGGCTGACGCTGCGCAATTACGGCTTCAGCGACGCCGCCGAGTTCTTCGTCTTCATCTCCGGCTACCTCGTCGGCTGGATCTACGGGCCGATCGTCGCCGGCGGCTGGTTCATCGCGGCGCTGAAGCGGCTGTGGCGGCGCGCGGCCGAGCTGTACGTCGCCCACATCATGCTGTTCCTGCTGTTCACCGCGCAGATCGCGCGCACGGTCAGGCGGTTCGACAACCCGATGTATGCGGACGAGTTCAACGTTCACCATTTTCTCGACCGTCCGGATATCCTGATCGGGCAGGCGCTCTCGCTGCGCTACAAGCCGGTCAATCTCGACGTGCTGCCGCTCTACATCACGCTGGTGCTCGCCGCGCCCTTCATCGTGTGGGGCCTCGTGCGCCGGCCGAACCTGACGCTCGCCGCCTCCGTGGTGCTCTACGTGCTGTCGCGCCGGTTCGACTGGAACATCGCCTCCTATCCGCCCGGCACGACCTGGTACTTCAACCCGTTCTGCTGGCAGCTGATGTTCGTGTTCGCGGCCTGGTGCGGCATCGGCCAGATCGGGAAGATCGCGACCTGGGTGTGGTCGAAGACGGTGATGGGCCTTGCCGCGGCGTGGATGGCCTTCGCGCTTCTGATCGTGATGACCTGGCACATCCCCGCGCTCGAGGCGGTGATCCCGAAATGGATGATCAAGGCGATCTATCCGATCGACAAGACCGACCTCGACATGCTGCGCTTCACGCACTTTCTGGCGCTGGCGATCTGGGTGATCCGTTTCGTTCCGCGCCACTGGAGGGCGCTGCATTCGAAATGGCTGCGGCCGGTTATCCTCTGCGGCCAGCATTCCCTGCCGCTCTTCTGTCTCGGCGTGTTCCTGTCATTCTCCGCGCACTGGATCCTGACACAATACACGCGGGGCGTCTGGGAGCAGCTCGCCGTGTCCTTCGCCGGCATCCTGATTCAGATCGGCGCCGCGTGGTTGCTCGACCGCGCCCGCCGGGTGCCGGAGCTCTTCGTAAAAGTGACGGAGGAGGAGGAGCCTGACGAGGTCACGCCGGACAGCGCGGCGGCGGCGACGGCCGCCATGGCGCCTGCCAGCCGTCGATGA
- a CDS encoding DUF2059 domain-containing protein, producing MSRRLLMIAGLLLLLAGGASAEPPSPEAMTVARKLVVTLRIADQYRTALPQLLLKLRPVVAQDRPEIERDYDAMTAPGAEIYAPYVAAMIEQIAAVYATTFTTEELRQIEAFYALPAGQKYLEKADALAVASAQIGQDVSQKAGDELKQRLIEALRQKGRKP from the coding sequence ATGTCCAGACGTTTGTTGATGATCGCCGGCCTGCTTCTGCTCCTCGCCGGCGGCGCGTCCGCCGAGCCGCCGTCGCCGGAGGCGATGACTGTGGCGCGCAAGCTCGTGGTCACGCTGAGGATCGCCGACCAGTATCGCACGGCGCTTCCGCAGCTCCTGCTCAAGCTGCGGCCCGTGGTCGCGCAGGACCGGCCGGAGATCGAGCGAGACTATGACGCGATGACGGCGCCAGGCGCCGAGATTTACGCCCCGTACGTCGCCGCGATGATCGAACAGATCGCCGCCGTTTATGCCACGACCTTCACGACGGAAGAATTGCGTCAGATCGAGGCGTTCTATGCCCTGCCTGCCGGGCAGAAATATCTGGAGAAGGCGGATGCGCTGGCGGTGGCCAGCGCGCAGATCGGCCAGGATGTCAGCCAGAAGGCGGGCGACGAACTGAAGCAGCGCCTCATCGAGGCGCTACGCCAGAAGGGGCGCAAGCCCTAG